In a single window of the Rhineura floridana isolate rRhiFlo1 chromosome 3, rRhiFlo1.hap2, whole genome shotgun sequence genome:
- the LOC133381931 gene encoding zinc finger protein 883-like encodes MEENYEIGASFKSELNSCLEDGEDLLQVPKEEETSAERDLASCKEEGESLFIQVPKEEEEETSAEPDLISCWEGGEDPVMQEPKEEEETSAGYIWGVKAEGEPSEVSLEKAEVQGQKLRSQDGAKRQEERQTHTEDKPHKCLECGKSFTQSGHLTLHQRTHTGDKPYQCLECGKSFSDSSTLSKHERIHTGDKPYQCLECGKSFSQSGHLTLHQRTHTGDKPYKCLECGKSFSRSDNLTLHQRTHTGDKLYTCFECGKSFSRSDNLTSHQRTHTADKPYTCFECGKSFSRSDNLTLHQRTHTGDKPYKCLECGKSFSDPSAFSKHERIHTGDKPYQCFECGKSFSRSDNLTSHQRTHTGDKPYTCFECGKSFSHSSHLTSHQRSHTGDKPYKCLECGKTFSDSSAFSTHERIHTGDKPYKCLECGKSFSQSGHLTSHQRSHTGDKPYKCFECGKSFSRSDTLTLHQRSHTGDKPYQCLECGKSFSRSSRLISHQRTHTGDKPYKCFQCGRSFRWSSALTLHQRTHTGQTL; translated from the exons atggaggagaattatgagattGGAGCCTCTTTCA AATCGGAGCTGAATTCCTGTTTGGAAGACGGAGAGGATCTTCTTCAGGTTCCCaaagaggaggagacctcagcag AACGAGACCTCGCTTCCtgtaaggaagaaggagaaagtcTGTTTATCCAGGTccccaaagaagaggaggaggagacctcagcag aaccagacctcatttcctgttgggaaggaggagaagatccggtgatgcaggaacccaaagaagaggaggagacctcagcag gatacatttggggggtcaaggctgagggagaaccatctgaagtatcactggaaaaagctgaggtgCAGGggcagaaactgaggagtcaagatggagcaaagagacaagaggagcgACAGACGCACACAGaggacaaacctcataaatgcttggagtgtggaaagagcttcactcagagtggccaccttactttgcatcaaagaactcacacaggagacaaaccttatcaatgcttggagtgtggaaagagcttcagtgacagtagcacccttagtaaacatgaaagaattcacacaggggacaaaccatatcaatgcttggaatgtggaaagagcttcagtcagagtggccaccttactttgcatcaaagaactcacacaggagacaaaccttataaatgcttggagtgtggaaagagcttcagtcggagtgacaaccttactttgcatcaaagaactcatacaggggacaaactttatacatgcttcgagtgtggaaagagcttcagtcggagtgacaaccttacttcgcatcaaagaactcatacagcggacaaaccttatacatgcttcgagtgtggaaagagcttcagtcggagtgacaaccttactttgcatcaaagaactcatacaggggacaaaccttacaaatgtttggagtgtggaaagagcttcagtgaccctAGTGCCTTTAGTaaacatgaaagaattcacacaggggacaaaccttatcaatgcttcgagtgtggaaagagtttcagtcggagtgacaaccttacttcgcatcaaagaactcatacaggagacaaaccttatacatgcttcgagtgtggaaagagcttcagtcacagtagccaccttacttcgcatcaaagaagtcacacaggagacaaaccttacaaatgtttggagtgtggaaagaccttcagtgacagtagtgcctttagtacacatgaaagaattcacacaggggacaaaccttacaaatgcttggagtgtggaaagagcttcagtcagagtggccaccttacttcgcatcaaagaagtcacacaggggacaaaccttataaatgcttcgagtgtggcaagagcttcagtcggagtgacacccttactttgcatcaaagaagtcacacaggagacaaaccttatcaatgcttggagtgtggaaagagcttcagtcggagtagcagaCTTATTTCGCAtcagagaactcacacaggagacaaaccttataaatgcttccagtgtggaaggagcttcaggtggagtagcgcccttactttgcatcaaagaactcacacgggacaaaccttataa